From Perca flavescens isolate YP-PL-M2 chromosome 19, PFLA_1.0, whole genome shotgun sequence:
CACATCAACATGCAAGTACCAAACTCCAAACTGGAGGTCTGATCTGACCATCAAATAAGGCTCACCTTAAATGCATGAATTACATGCTGTATTTCAGCTATGTTGGCTTATCAGCTTTTTACAGCAGTTGCCAGATATAGACGACCATGCTACCAAACCTGGCATCCTCACTGTAACAACAACAGGAGCTCAGGAAtatgttgtttcatgtgacaTATGCACATCAACGGTTCACTGTGGAAACATTGAATTTGGACAATCTGTATGCTTTGCTCTTGTCTTTACTAAACAAAGCATACAGATAGCTAAAACAAACCCTTCGATGCACAATAatgttgtgttatatatttcCCCGCATGACTTGCAGATATAttcatgaatatttattaaCCAACTGCCTCGGTGTCTCGCAgctcaaaaacattttaaggaaGTAGAAGCTTCTGAAACAACTTCAACAGAGAAGTTGAGGTTTCATCCAAGGCATTGTTACTATCTTAAAAGGTTACTCTTTATGCAAAGtcattattaaagaaaaaaaacacacataaagacacgtAACTTTGGACATCCATACACACAATGAGACTCAACACTACTCATGAGAAACAGTGAGATGAAACAATACAAACTTAATAAAGCAATATGCATCctctaaataaaatacacatcaGGGATGGATATCTCTCTCCatacatttcacaaaatgtatCACTGTAATGCAGATCTGAGGCAACAATGTGATCTCATGGGAAGGCGTATGAATAGCATGccactattaatgacatttCACAAACATTGTCGTTCACCTAGTTTAGCTGACCTGTGACGTTGacagtttagacaccaaaacgacATTATTAAACAACATGCATTAGAAAGAATATTGTGTTTTGGATTAAAACAAtcccgggacatgaacacctgtttcctgggatCCAGTGAGTGTTTAAATATGTTGAGGAGACCATTTCGagaccacatgaatgcagcacaaatgtcCTACctcacatttttaataaaagtgaaaaataattagtGTATCCTCCTGGTGATTCTATACCACAGAATTGAATGGGTTATTCTTTGgaccatgctacacccttctgGAGTTTTATGAAAATCGGGCCAGTAGTTTTTTGTAATCCtgctaacaaacaaacaaacagacagacaaaccaagCAGAAAACAGAACCTCCTTGGCGGAGGTAttataaaaaactaaactgatgtcaaaacacaacatttctttccattgttttgcagatgatgtacaAATCTATTTGCCTGTAAGAAACAATGAGAAGGAAACTATCCAGCCGTTGTTAAACTGCTTGAGTGATCTCAAAATATGGTTGGATCAGAATTTTCTCTGTCTTAATGACAATAAGACcgaagttgttgtgtttggacgTGCTGAACATTTCAGTGCCTGTGTAGATACTCTCGGTACTTTAGGTTCCCAAATTCGTCCTTTTACCAGAAATCTGGGAGTGATTTTTGACAgtgcttttaaatttgacaaacagaTTAGTTCTGTTGTTAAAATTAGCTTCTTCCAGCTGAGACTTTTGGCTAAGGTCAAGCTTTACCTGCTACGTAAAGACTTTGAAAGAGTCATGCATGCATTTATTATGTCCCGtttagactactgtaactcactgtatgttggattggatcagtcatcccttcgtcggttacagttagtccagaacgcagcagctcgacttttTGGAGGGACTAAAAAGCGTGACCATATTACACCGGTTTTGGCCacgctccactggcttcctgtttgtttcaggattgaatttaaaattgtattactTGTTTTTAAGATCTTAAATGTGTCTTTGCCTTCTTATTTATCAGAGCTCTTACAtgtccacacgccagtcagagCACTGAGGTCGTCCAATCAGATGCTCCTCGATGTGCCCAGATCCAGGTTAAGAACCAAAGGTGACCGAGCCTTTTCAGTGGctgctccaaacctctggaatagtttacctgttcatgtaagaacagctcggaccattgaaacgttcaagtccatgcttaagacccactattattcattggctttcaattcaagttgagctttgatATCTTGACAGTATTGACCTTATTCTCTTTCTACtgtcagttattttgtattgtacatcgtgccttgtttgtgtttattgtttcgTTGCTTTTGGagcatgttaagcactttggtcaactgaggttgtttttaaacgtgctatataaataaaattgaattgaatcatgtttacaattaattttaaaaaatctTAGAATTTTAACAGACAAGCCAGTTGTGTTGCGAAGGGCAGAGTTTTTGCCAAATTAAAGGACCTGGAAACCATTACCCATGCTTTAATCACCTCTTGGCTTGGTTATTGTAATTCGCTGTATATTAATGTTCTATAACTTCGACTGtaattttatcatgttttagtCATGCCttctctttattttcttctgacattttgtattattaccGCTTATGCACATtctatttctttcattttgtataAGTGCAATGAGGCAGATCCTAACCCATCAAACTATAATggaaagcactttgggtcagCTGCTGtcgtttttaaatgtgctatatacaTGAAACTGACCTGACTTTAAAGTATCTGTTGAGATTCAGTCATCATATTTGTATAAAACAAAGTAATGTATCCTGTTCCTTGAACTTACAGAAGTTCAACAGAAGTTGAAGAATTGTTGCATCAGAGCTATTCTGTCTGTGCTGCACAAATTCCGCTGTGTCACTGAAATTGGTTTTGCATATTGCAAAATCATCTGTGAAGGCCTTCTTTCCCTTAAATAATAAACTGAACAATATAAAAGTATAAAGGAAGTCCCTCTAAACCTGGTTAGTGTACCAGTTTGTATTTTATAACATTcctgttgtttttattaatgttaaatcATTACAGCTGTTACTTCCAACATTCGAGCAGTTTGTTTCTCACTCACCATAGCACacttataattataataacctAAAGCTGATTTTATGAATAGATGTTGGGCTCTCCTACAGTACATATGCAGGAACTTTGCCTTTTTCAAGGAAAAGTGCATGTTTTGGGCTCGAGTCTATATTGTGTAACTTTGAGTTTCCAACTTCATATAAATGGCATTTCTACCTTAAATTTGTCAGCAATGTTGCCCCCACATTTAACCTTTAACCCTGACTCTTAGAAATCTTGTTTGTGTACTTGTTTTCCAAATTATGTGACCACTTTCTAAAACGTCTGTCAAGATTTGCATACCCGCACGGCTAATGTTATGTTTACAATGACAAATGTATCTGCTGATGTAAATTAGTCTAATATAAATGAAAGTTCAAGGAAACAGTGAGAGCTCATCGCACTGCATATTACAATgcaaagagacagaaaacacaagcaaattaccACTCGTACACACTtatcctgggtgaaagtcccgtAACTTCTTCTGGGACACAAATACCACTCCCTTGCTTGAATGCACTGTGTTTGGGGACCGAACAATCCactccgacctcctccctaaGTGGCCCAGCTGCAGCCACAATCCAagtgccaccacaatccaaggaTATCTCTGAGGGGAGAAAGCACAAGAATCCTGAGCAAGAAACTAAGTTAGTAACATGCATTAGTGGGACATGAATGCACgcagattgagagagagagaggagctcagtgtgtcataaaaagtcTCCCGGCAGTGTATATGGAGATATTCCAATGTAAAAGTTCCCCTCAGTTTGATCTGGGACGTTTGGATGCATTTAAATTAACATAATTATCAGTATAGATGGCTGCACTGCAGTTGTAGCATGGCTGATTTGACCAGGGAAATGCAAGTGATGACTGGTTTGACAGCAAACTATTCCTAATCTCTAATAAGCGTAAATAATAAGGgtaaacaatattttttcttCCCATAATAACTTAATTATCTTGTGATGACAAACCAAATTTTCTCAAGAAAATGGTCTCAGCTTCCAAGTTTTTTCCGATATGAGAACAGTCGCACATTCcattcatttcaattttatttatagtgtcaagtCACAACAGGAGtcatctcaggacactttacaaatagagtaggtgtagaccacactctataatttacaaagacccaacaatttcccacgagcaagcatttggtgtgatAGTgacgaagaaaaaaaatcctttttacaggcagaaacctcggacccaggctcttggtggacGGCCGTCTGCTGCCTGTTGAGACATagacacactgatacagatatacagatgtggagaaatatgattcatcaTAAATATGGTAGTTGGTataatgaacagtggcaattatagttcCAATGAAGATAATAGATCTATGACTTGAACTGATAGTAGTAGCAGTCTGTTCTCAgttccctgttttttttatagagaTGATGAGATAAGTGGCTGTATTTAAGTGCTGGTCTTCCTCTTGATCAGCACCTCGTCACAGGACGGCtgaaagaagagaggaagaggatatTGTGCCGCAGGTTTTGTTCCAATCTTTCTCATCATCTTCTGACTTTCCTTTACTGGACTGACAGTCAGTAGGCATCGTCTGTTCCCTCCACAAGTATCAGtaacatgtctgtctctctgcgtTAAAGCTATCACCTTCACCATGAAGACACTGACTCTGTTTGCACTGGTTTGTGCCATGACGGCTCTGACTGGAGCTGATGGTGAGTATTAGGTATTAAGGATGTATTTATTGCCAATAAACCGTAACAATCCAAGTCAATAACTGCGGTGTCAAACTTCTTCCAGCTGTTCCAGAAGCCAAGGCCGATAAAGACCAAACAGGTGAGTGGATTTTTGATGTTCTCTTCGATGGATTGTACGTTTTCGTGATGCTCTGCTGCGATGACTTCACCTACTCTTTGTGTTTATTGTGCATTTACAACATCATACTGTCAAAATAAATTGATTTCATATTGTAATATAAAAGTTCCACAAAAAGAGACTTTAACTGGAACCTCCACATTACCCACTGAACTTTTTTCCTACAAATAGCTGATGTTGATCTGGACAAGAGGTGGGTCATAAGAGGATGCTTCGGGGGTTGGACTAGGTTCAATGGCCGTTGTTTCCTCTACGTTCCAAGACTCATGACCTGGGCTAAAGCTGAGGTAATGTTGGCGACATTAACCTGTACAACAAGTTCATTTTGTTTGCATACACATGGACGTTTTGGTTTCTTGGCATCTTTTGCCGACTTGGTGTCGTCTTTCGTACTTTCTTTAACAACTCCTCTctttgttggtctgtctgtctttgtctcccgTACTGTAGAAAAACTGTGTTGCCATGGGAGGAAACCTCGCGTCCGTTCGCAACATCAAGGAGTACCACGAGCTTCAGAGGCTGATTGTGATCGGCAGTCATGCGTACAAAGAAACCTGGATTGGAGGCACTGATGCACAAGAGGTAATGTTGGCATCATTGCACAAGTTGCAAATATTGCAAACCAAATTTACactatttattatataatatactaaACTGACACTTatactttatattatatactCCATTGCTGTACTATactacatattatatatacaaaCTCTATATACGGTATACATGCTATATTACTCCATTTCACTGTatattatatttgaaaaatagtGGGCTGGGATTGCGTCTGCACGGCTCTCATAGCTTTTTCCCCAAACTtgtcaaatactgacgctttGTCAAACAAgggaaggcagctttatttatagagcacatttcagcaacaaggccaTTTAAAGTACTTTTCATAAAACAGTAAAGAGCATTTGAAAACAGtcaaaaacatttgttaaagaGAATCTAAAAACAGGTAAAATAGCATAAGACAGGaatgaaatacatgaataaaagtTGCACTGCTGTGTACGAAATGaacaattacttttattttattttttaaaagacagcATCATCCATGATTCAAATGAAGTGAGAGTTGCAGCaaacctgcagttttctgggagtttgttccaaatatgtggaTCATAAAAAAATGACCTTTGTCACAACTCTCGGCGTGTAAAACCAACGCTGTCGCTCATATGCACACGCATATAATTAGAtatcatatatattataaaaaactttttttatgtatCTGTCCTTATTTCTGTCCTTGTGCTGCTTTAACACCTGCATTTTccctctggggatcaataaaagtttatttaaaatattttaatttcatgGCTTAttcaattactttcttttttcCAGGAAAAACTATGGTTCTGGAGCGATGGCACACCTTTCCGCTACTCCAACTGGTGTCGTAGACAGCCTAATAACCTTTGGGGCAAGCAGAATTGTTTGCAAATGAATCATGGAGGTAAAATGACATATTGATTATTGTAAAGTAGCAGTGATACTGATGAATT
This genomic window contains:
- the LOC114546045 gene encoding ladderlectin-like, translated to MKIIAITFTMKTLTLFALVCAMTALTGADAVPEAKADKDQTADVDLDKRWVIRGCFGGWTRFNGRCFLYVPRLMTWAKAEKNCVAMGGNLASVRNIKEYHELQRLIVIGSHAYKETWIGGTDAQEEKLWFWSDGTPFRYSNWCRRQPNNLWGKQNCLQMNHGAQKCWDDRQCNYARPSVCAKKP